The following proteins come from a genomic window of Microcoleus sp. bin38.metabat.b11b12b14.051:
- a CDS encoding DUF2834 domain-containing protein — translation MSRKIGFWLLWIAFSTYAFVFAPPDSPDTITLITNLSTGKVADINPLIVALFNIMGVWPLIYSCVLFADGRGQKIRAWIFATLSFGVGAFALLPYLALREPNPEFAGNKNIFLKILDSRFTGIVLTLGAAALVASGLTKGDWSDFVQQWQTSRFIHVMSLDFCMLSLVFPALLADDMARRGMQNSTAFWAVTLVPLFGPLAYLCTRPPLPATDSKTVTN, via the coding sequence ATGTCGAGAAAAATTGGATTTTGGCTACTTTGGATTGCCTTCAGCACCTACGCCTTTGTATTTGCACCACCCGACAGCCCTGACACCATCACACTAATTACCAACCTTTCCACAGGCAAAGTAGCAGACATCAACCCCTTAATTGTAGCCTTATTCAACATCATGGGAGTCTGGCCGCTCATCTACAGTTGCGTCTTATTCGCCGACGGTAGAGGGCAGAAAATACGAGCATGGATTTTTGCCACTTTATCATTCGGTGTCGGCGCATTTGCCTTACTGCCTTATTTAGCCCTCCGCGAACCGAATCCAGAATTTGCTGGAAATAAAAATATATTCTTAAAAATATTAGACTCCCGATTTACTGGGATTGTCCTAACATTAGGCGCTGCGGCGTTAGTTGCTTCTGGCTTGACAAAAGGCGATTGGTCTGATTTTGTTCAGCAGTGGCAAACCAGCCGTTTTATCCACGTCATGAGTTTAGATTTTTGTATGCTTTCTCTGGTATTTCCTGCCTTATTAGCCGATGATATGGCGCGCCGAGGAATGCAAAATTCTACAGCATTTTGGGCGGTAACATTAGTGCCGTTGTTTGGCCCGTTGGCTTATCTGTGCACGCGCCCACCATTGCCAGCAACTGATTCTAAAACTGTTACCAATTAG
- a CDS encoding FAD-dependent oxidoreductase, whose product MLRYFDRTSVIVKDLVLIGGGHSHAIVLKMFGLKPLPSVRLTLISDVVHAPYSGMLPGHVAGFYDYDECHIDLRSLAEFAGCQILVDRAIAIDFNKNLVICQTIPPINFDVLSVDIGSTPATLSVPGAAEYAIPAKPVPEFLANWNQLIAEQQNQPEKPVRIAIVGGGAGGVELALNMQSRFAKEEGRRKKEEGRRKKEDGLEIHLFHSGAELMPGHNYRVRHRLKEILITRGIKVHLMEKVRAIENQEMIEIASNAQCPMPNAQCPMPNAQIYCKSGLNMECDRIFWVTQASAAHWIGESGLAIDSNGFMQVNHYLQSASHPNVFGAGDIATMINHPRPKAGVFAVRQGKPLFENLQHFLLAQPLKPFVPQEKYLGLIGTGNKRAIASRGTWMWESALLWYWKDWIDRQFMQQFSNLPKTNNTK is encoded by the coding sequence GTGCTGAGATATTTCGATCGAACATCTGTAATTGTGAAAGATTTAGTCTTAATTGGTGGCGGTCACAGTCATGCTATTGTATTGAAAATGTTTGGTCTCAAACCGCTGCCCTCCGTGCGGTTGACTCTGATTAGCGACGTAGTGCACGCGCCTTATTCGGGAATGTTGCCGGGACACGTTGCCGGATTTTACGATTATGATGAATGTCACATCGATTTGCGATCGCTCGCGGAATTTGCCGGATGTCAAATATTGGTCGATCGGGCGATCGCGATCGACTTTAACAAAAATTTAGTAATTTGTCAAACCATCCCTCCAATTAACTTTGACGTGCTGTCTGTGGATATCGGCAGCACTCCCGCCACTCTATCAGTACCGGGTGCGGCAGAATACGCAATTCCCGCTAAGCCTGTACCGGAATTTTTAGCTAACTGGAATCAGTTAATTGCTGAACAACAAAATCAGCCAGAAAAACCCGTGCGGATTGCCATTGTCGGTGGCGGTGCAGGCGGCGTAGAATTGGCATTAAATATGCAATCTCGTTTTGCGAAAGAAGAGGGAAGAAGGAAGAAGGAAGAAGGAAGAAGGAAGAAGGAAGACGGATTAGAAATTCACTTGTTTCATAGCGGTGCTGAATTGATGCCGGGACATAACTATAGAGTACGTCATCGCCTCAAAGAAATTCTGATTACTCGTGGCATTAAAGTACATTTAATGGAAAAAGTCCGTGCGATAGAAAACCAAGAAATGATTGAAATAGCATCCAATGCCCAATGCCCAATGCCCAATGCCCAATGCCCAATGCCCAATGCCCAAATATACTGTAAATCGGGTTTGAACATGGAGTGCGATCGCATTTTTTGGGTAACACAAGCATCCGCCGCCCATTGGATCGGAGAATCAGGTTTAGCGATCGACTCAAACGGATTTATGCAAGTCAACCATTACCTGCAATCAGCCTCTCACCCCAACGTATTCGGGGCTGGAGACATCGCCACCATGATTAACCATCCCCGTCCCAAAGCAGGCGTATTTGCCGTGCGTCAGGGCAAACCGCTGTTTGAAAATTTGCAACACTTTTTACTAGCACAACCGCTGAAACCCTTTGTACCACAGGAAAAATATTTAGGCTTAATCGGTACCGGGAATAAAAGAGCGATCGCATCTCGCGGCACGTGGATGTGGGAATCAGCATTACTGTGGTACTGGAAAGATTGGATCGATCGCCAATTCATGCAACAATTCAGTAATCTGCCCAAAACCAACAATACCAAATAA
- a CDS encoding glycoside hydrolase family 10 protein, translating to MTLRMIPRSWSRSIKRLFPLLFALSFIIVLLGNYAIRAIAQQPRQEIRGVWMTTNDKDILRDRRKVAEAVSQLKRLNFNTIYPVVWNSGYAMYPSPVAQQRDIQPFVYRGLDGQDMIGDLIAQAHRQGLLVIPWFEFGFMTPPTSELALNNPDWLTQKQDGSQTSNGAGGEVVWLNPFHPEVQKFITELVLEITTQYNADGIQFDDHMSLPSEFGYDEYTVALYTKETKKAPPTDSQDPAWVKWRANKITAFMSQLNQAVKAAKPNAIFSISPNYYEFAYKYHLQDWLAWVRLDIADELIVQVYRPNLESFVDKINRPEMREAQQKIPTGVGIMTGLRNRRVPMQQIQSQVRAVQEYGLGAAFFYYESLWEDAPEPIADRLSQFSAFFPSSAFRTALQIPRRAATFPPPPPAKPDPKAKPNQPTKNSPPSPSPSPTTSKK from the coding sequence ATGACATTACGGATGATTCCTCGCAGTTGGTCGCGATCGATTAAACGCCTGTTCCCACTGCTGTTTGCCCTCTCATTCATTATAGTATTGCTGGGTAATTATGCGATCAGGGCGATCGCCCAACAACCCCGCCAAGAAATTCGCGGAGTTTGGATGACAACAAATGACAAAGACATCCTCAGAGATAGGCGCAAAGTAGCCGAGGCTGTCAGCCAATTAAAGCGATTAAATTTTAACACCATTTATCCCGTAGTCTGGAACTCTGGCTATGCAATGTATCCCAGCCCAGTCGCCCAGCAAAGAGATATTCAACCCTTTGTTTATAGAGGGTTAGACGGACAAGATATGATCGGAGATTTAATCGCTCAAGCCCACCGCCAAGGCTTGCTAGTAATTCCTTGGTTTGAGTTTGGTTTCATGACTCCTCCTACCTCAGAATTAGCATTAAATAATCCCGATTGGCTCACACAAAAACAAGACGGTAGCCAAACATCAAATGGGGCAGGTGGCGAAGTAGTTTGGCTCAATCCATTTCATCCCGAAGTGCAGAAATTTATTACTGAACTTGTACTAGAAATCACCACACAATACAACGCCGACGGCATTCAATTCGACGATCACATGAGTTTGCCATCAGAATTTGGCTATGACGAATATACAGTCGCTTTGTATACTAAAGAAACAAAAAAAGCACCTCCAACCGATTCTCAAGATCCAGCCTGGGTGAAATGGCGGGCTAATAAAATTACGGCGTTTATGTCGCAACTAAATCAAGCCGTCAAAGCAGCAAAACCCAATGCAATTTTCTCAATTTCTCCCAATTACTACGAATTTGCTTACAAATATCACCTGCAAGATTGGCTGGCTTGGGTGCGTTTGGATATTGCCGATGAACTAATTGTGCAAGTGTACCGTCCCAATTTAGAATCATTTGTGGACAAGATTAACCGTCCAGAAATGCGAGAAGCACAGCAAAAGATTCCCACCGGAGTTGGGATTATGACAGGTTTGAGAAATCGCCGAGTACCAATGCAGCAAATTCAATCCCAGGTACGGGCTGTCCAAGAATACGGCTTAGGTGCTGCTTTCTTTTATTACGAAAGCTTGTGGGAAGATGCACCTGAACCAATTGCAGATAGACTTTCTCAATTTAGTGCTTTCTTCCCATCTTCTGCATTCCGCACAGCACTACAAATACCCAGACGCGCCGCAACTTTTCCTCCGCCACCCCCAGCCAAACCAGATCCCAAAGCTAAGCCAAATCAACCTACAAAAAATAGCCCACCTTCGCCATCACCCTCACCAACCACATCAAAAAAGTAA
- a CDS encoding aldo/keto reductase yields MPTNQQIVLPKMGCGTWAWGNRLLWGYDESMDAELQAVFNLSVNNGVTLFDTGDSYGTGKLNGRSEQLLGQFSQQYQGANQDNICIATKLAAYPWRLTRKSMISAGKASAARLGKNVDLVQMHWSTANYAPWQEGALLDGLADLYEQGLVKGVGLSNYGPKRLKWVHQRFSSRQVPIVTLQVQYSLLSTYPVTELGLKDVCDELGIKLIAYSPLALGLLTGKYSENGILPKGIRGLACKQLLPGMQLLLDCLREIATFRNKTVSQVAINWCICKETIPIPGAKSAAQAMDNIGALGWKLDSGEVAELDKVAASVDKKMVQNIFQTR; encoded by the coding sequence ATGCCAACAAATCAACAAATTGTACTACCAAAAATGGGCTGCGGTACATGGGCCTGGGGAAACCGACTGCTTTGGGGTTACGATGAAAGTATGGACGCGGAATTACAAGCCGTGTTCAATCTTTCTGTTAATAATGGTGTCACTTTATTTGATACAGGTGATTCCTACGGAACCGGGAAATTAAACGGACGCAGCGAGCAACTTTTGGGGCAGTTTTCTCAACAATATCAAGGTGCAAATCAAGATAATATTTGTATTGCAACAAAACTAGCTGCTTATCCTTGGAGACTCACCCGAAAATCCATGATATCGGCTGGAAAAGCCTCGGCTGCACGCCTCGGAAAGAATGTGGATTTGGTGCAAATGCACTGGTCTACGGCTAATTATGCCCCTTGGCAAGAGGGGGCTCTTTTGGACGGTTTGGCTGACCTTTACGAGCAAGGATTGGTCAAGGGAGTGGGTTTATCTAATTACGGGCCGAAACGATTGAAATGGGTGCATCAAAGATTTAGTTCGCGCCAAGTTCCAATTGTTACTTTACAAGTGCAATATTCGCTACTTTCTACCTATCCGGTGACTGAACTCGGATTGAAAGATGTTTGCGATGAATTGGGTATTAAATTGATTGCTTACAGTCCTTTAGCTTTGGGTTTGCTGACTGGTAAATATTCTGAAAATGGTATACTTCCTAAGGGTATTCGAGGTTTGGCTTGCAAGCAGTTATTGCCGGGAATGCAATTACTTTTGGATTGTTTGCGAGAAATAGCGACATTCAGAAATAAGACTGTTTCGCAGGTAGCAATCAATTGGTGTATCTGTAAAGAAACTATTCCGATTCCTGGAGCTAAATCTGCGGCGCAAGCGATGGATAATATTGGTGCTTTGGGCTGGAAGTTGGACTCGGGGGAGGTTGCGGAATTGGATAAGGTGGCGGCGAGTGTAGATAAGAAAATGGTGCAGAATATCTTTCAAACGAGATAA
- a CDS encoding M20 family metallopeptidase, whose product MVSTVPNLTDVDLSQLRLEIRSLQPQLVEWRRRLHQKPELSFDENLTAQFVSQKLQEWGIEHQTNIAKTGVVATIDSGKPGRVLAIRADMDALPIQEENEVDYRSQHDGIMHACGHDGHTAIALGTVCYLAKHKHSFSGKVKFIFQPAEEGPGGAKPMIDAGVLQNPDVEAIVGLHLWNNLPLGTVGVRSGALMAAVEVFDCTIFGKGGHGGMPHQTVDAIVVTAQIVSALQAIVARNINPIDSAVVTVGKFHAGHTHNVIADTAHIGGTVRYFNPIYQGYFTQRIEQVIRGICQSHGATYKLDYCALYPPVINDSSMADLVRSVAESVVETPAGIVPECQTMGGEDMSFFLQEVPGCYFFLGSANPEKNLAYPHHHPRFDFDETALGMGVEMFVRCVEQFCN is encoded by the coding sequence ATGGTTTCTACTGTGCCGAATTTAACTGATGTCGATTTATCTCAATTACGATTGGAGATTAGAAGTTTGCAGCCTCAGCTAGTGGAATGGCGGCGCCGCTTGCACCAAAAACCGGAGTTGAGTTTTGATGAGAATTTAACGGCGCAGTTTGTCTCGCAAAAGTTGCAGGAATGGGGGATTGAGCATCAAACTAATATTGCTAAAACGGGTGTTGTCGCAACTATCGACAGTGGGAAACCGGGGCGAGTTTTGGCAATTCGGGCGGATATGGATGCTTTGCCGATTCAAGAGGAAAATGAGGTGGATTATCGATCGCAGCATGATGGTATTATGCACGCTTGCGGTCATGACGGTCATACTGCGATCGCCCTTGGGACAGTCTGCTATCTCGCCAAACACAAACACAGCTTTTCGGGTAAGGTAAAATTCATCTTTCAGCCCGCCGAAGAAGGCCCGGGCGGCGCAAAACCGATGATTGATGCGGGAGTTTTGCAGAATCCTGATGTTGAGGCGATCGTCGGCTTGCATTTGTGGAACAATCTACCTTTAGGCACTGTAGGCGTCCGCAGTGGCGCGCTGATGGCGGCTGTAGAAGTTTTTGACTGCACGATTTTTGGCAAAGGCGGGCATGGTGGAATGCCACATCAGACTGTAGATGCGATCGTCGTTACAGCCCAAATAGTCAGCGCCCTACAGGCAATTGTCGCACGAAACATTAACCCGATCGACTCCGCCGTAGTTACAGTAGGCAAATTCCACGCAGGGCACACCCACAACGTCATCGCCGACACCGCCCACATCGGCGGCACAGTGCGCTATTTCAATCCAATATATCAAGGTTATTTCACTCAGCGCATCGAACAAGTAATTCGCGGAATTTGTCAAAGTCACGGCGCAACTTATAAACTCGATTATTGCGCGCTTTACCCGCCAGTCATCAACGATTCCAGCATGGCTGACTTAGTACGTAGCGTAGCCGAATCCGTTGTAGAAACTCCTGCGGGAATAGTACCGGAATGTCAAACAATGGGCGGCGAGGATATGTCATTCTTTTTACAAGAAGTCCCCGGTTGCTATTTCTTCTTGGGCTCGGCAAATCCCGAGAAAAACTTAGCTTACCCGCACCATCACCCGCGCTTTGATTTTGATGAAACTGCGCTAGGGATGGGTGTAGAAATGTTTGTGCGCTGCGTAGAACAATTTTGCAATTAA
- the bioD gene encoding dethiobiotin synthase has protein sequence MNSLLIAGTDTDAGKTVLTSALAAYWQMYFPDRSLGIMKLLQTGTGDRELYTRLFTLDQSPEELNPLHFSAPLAPPVAAEREGRHIELEKVWTALQSLTERKDFVLVEALGGLGSPVTRELTVADIARDWRLRGVLVVPVRLGAIGQAVANVALARHTGFQLRGIVLNCVQACSEQEIADLAPIDLIQSLTQMPVLGTLPYLDDPNDLTKLAASASGLDLERLLPGVNLVSTASK, from the coding sequence ATGAACTCGCTGCTGATTGCTGGAACTGATACCGACGCGGGCAAAACTGTTTTGACCAGCGCTCTGGCTGCTTATTGGCAAATGTATTTTCCCGATCGCAGTTTAGGAATTATGAAGCTGTTGCAAACCGGCACGGGCGATCGCGAACTCTACACCCGTTTGTTTACCCTCGACCAATCCCCCGAAGAACTCAATCCTCTGCACTTTAGCGCGCCTTTAGCACCGCCGGTGGCTGCGGAACGTGAGGGGAGACATATCGAACTTGAAAAGGTCTGGACGGCCCTGCAAAGCCTCACTGAGCGCAAGGATTTTGTGTTGGTCGAGGCTTTGGGAGGACTGGGTTCGCCTGTAACCCGGGAACTGACGGTGGCGGATATTGCGCGAGATTGGCGTTTGAGGGGTGTTTTGGTGGTACCTGTGAGGTTGGGCGCGATCGGGCAAGCTGTAGCAAACGTTGCCCTCGCCAGACACACAGGCTTTCAGCTTAGAGGCATTGTCCTCAATTGCGTGCAAGCTTGTTCGGAACAAGAAATTGCCGATTTGGCGCCGATCGATTTAATCCAGTCTTTGACTCAAATGCCAGTGTTAGGTACTTTGCCATATTTAGATGACCCAAATGACCTGACAAAATTAGCGGCATCAGCTTCAGGATTAGATTTAGAACGCTTATTACCAGGAGTTAATTTAGTTTCTACAGCTTCCAAATAA
- a CDS encoding serine/threonine-protein kinase has protein sequence MQPPIAIGTLLQNRYRLVSILGQGGFGRTYLVEDEGRFKERCALKELIPMQSGPYVLEKSKELFQREAAILYQIAHPQIPQFRAIFEENQRLFLVQDYVEGMTYRELLLDRTSTGSTFSEAEVLVFIRQMLPVLAHIHARGIIHRDISPENIIRREMDKLPVLIDFGVVKELATKVQSPEGTAHATTVGKIGYAPMEQLQSGRATASSDLYALAVTAIVLLTGKEPQELLDQTTLQWNWQQRVQVSPGLALVLNRMLNRSPGDRYQSVSEVAQALDTQTNPNPQSNVPTAPPASAVVPSNASLIATVAVGRPPESEPMVPLSPGPQNQPDPLIEAAGGSLWDNPAAAIGLLTGLVILTGFGSWALVGSFLNKPTPKPTPTAPPPVIINPTPRLTPIPNPEPLPSPSPELSPLPTPAPVPEPSPAPLPEPSPEPLPEPSPAPLPEPSPAPVPEPSPAPVPEPSPAPVPEPTPTPKPTPTPKPTPKPTPKPTPAPAPAPSPTPAPTPAPSPTPKPTPAPTPAPAPTPAPTPAPSPEPAPTPAPSPDPAPTPAPSPEPAPTPAPSPSP, from the coding sequence ATGCAGCCACCTATTGCTATTGGAACTCTACTACAAAACCGCTACCGCTTGGTAAGTATTTTAGGTCAAGGGGGATTTGGCCGGACTTATTTAGTAGAAGATGAAGGGCGGTTTAAAGAACGCTGCGCCCTGAAGGAATTGATTCCAATGCAAAGCGGGCCTTACGTTTTGGAAAAATCGAAGGAATTGTTTCAAAGAGAGGCGGCTATACTTTACCAAATTGCCCACCCGCAAATTCCCCAGTTTCGGGCAATATTTGAAGAAAATCAACGTTTGTTTTTGGTGCAGGATTACGTGGAAGGGATGACTTACCGCGAACTTTTGCTCGATCGCACTTCCACAGGTAGCACCTTCAGCGAAGCCGAAGTTTTAGTATTTATAAGGCAAATGCTGCCGGTACTGGCTCACATCCACGCCCGGGGCATCATCCACCGCGACATCTCGCCAGAAAATATTATCCGCCGAGAAATGGACAAGTTGCCGGTACTGATTGACTTTGGAGTGGTGAAGGAACTCGCCACCAAGGTGCAGTCTCCCGAAGGCACAGCCCATGCGACAACTGTGGGTAAAATTGGCTACGCGCCGATGGAACAGTTACAAAGCGGACGCGCTACGGCGAGCAGTGACCTGTATGCTTTAGCTGTAACGGCGATCGTCCTGCTGACGGGCAAAGAACCGCAGGAATTGCTGGATCAAACAACGCTACAGTGGAATTGGCAGCAGCGAGTGCAGGTAAGCCCGGGTTTGGCTTTGGTGTTGAATCGGATGTTAAATCGCTCTCCGGGCGATCGATATCAATCTGTCAGCGAAGTCGCCCAAGCACTCGACACCCAAACTAATCCTAACCCTCAATCTAACGTCCCCACTGCACCACCCGCGTCAGCAGTCGTGCCGTCAAATGCTTCGCTAATCGCAACGGTAGCCGTGGGCCGGCCACCCGAGTCCGAGCCGATGGTGCCCCTGAGTCCCGGCCCGCAAAACCAGCCAGATCCGCTAATTGAGGCGGCTGGTGGCTCTTTGTGGGATAATCCCGCTGCTGCGATCGGACTGCTAACAGGCTTAGTCATCTTGACAGGGTTTGGTTCCTGGGCATTAGTAGGCTCATTTCTCAACAAACCGACGCCCAAACCTACTCCCACAGCGCCACCACCAGTCATCATAAATCCGACGCCGAGACTAACGCCAATACCAAACCCAGAACCTTTACCAAGCCCAAGCCCAGAACTAAGTCCACTACCAACTCCAGCACCTGTACCGGAACCAAGCCCAGCACCTTTGCCGGAACCAAGCCCAGAACCTTTGCCGGAACCAAGCCCAGCACCTTTGCCGGAACCAAGCCCAGCGCCTGTGCCGGAACCAAGCCCAGCGCCTGTGCCGGAACCAAGCCCAGCGCCTGTGCCGGAACCAACACCAACGCCCAAACCTACCCCTACGCCCAAACCTACGCCCAAACCTACGCCCAAACCTACCCCAGCACCGGCTCCGGCACCTTCACCGACTCCCGCACCAACTCCCGCACCTTCACCGACTCCCAAACCTACCCCAGCACCAACTCCCGCACCTGCACCGACTCCTGCACCGACTCCCGCGCCCTCGCCGGAACCTGCACCAACTCCCGCACCGTCGCCGGATCCCGCGCCAACTCCCGCGCCGTCACCGGAGCCTGCACCAACTCCCGCACCCTCGCCTTCACCCTAG
- a CDS encoding GatB/YqeY domain-containing protein gives MSLRERIDAEIKAAMKSKDKVRLETVRGIKKVILEKEVSLRPSGQETLTEAHELEILMQIAKQRRDSIDQYRKGGREDLVAQEEAELAILEEYLPAQMSDEEVSQVVDEVIASVGATSAKDMGKVMGKAMQQLKGKADGNRIQDMVKAKLNS, from the coding sequence ATGAGCTTAAGAGAACGGATTGACGCAGAAATCAAAGCAGCGATGAAGTCGAAGGACAAAGTTCGCTTGGAAACTGTTCGCGGCATCAAAAAAGTTATTCTCGAAAAAGAAGTCAGCCTGCGTCCTTCGGGACAAGAGACGCTGACAGAAGCTCATGAATTGGAAATTTTGATGCAAATAGCCAAACAGCGCCGGGATTCGATCGACCAATACCGCAAAGGTGGCCGCGAGGACTTAGTGGCACAAGAGGAGGCGGAGTTGGCAATTCTGGAAGAGTATTTGCCGGCGCAGATGTCAGACGAAGAGGTGAGTCAAGTGGTTGACGAGGTGATTGCGTCGGTGGGCGCTACTTCTGCTAAAGATATGGGCAAGGTGATGGGCAAGGCGATGCAGCAGCTTAAGGGCAAAGCTGATGGTAACAGAATTCAAGACATGGTGAAGGCAAAGCTTAACAGTTGA
- a CDS encoding ribose-phosphate pyrophosphokinase — translation MIRSATLPLPLPEPPVSAHDRLRLFSGSANVPLAQEVARYLGIDLGPMVRKRFADGELYVQIQESIRGCDVYLIQPTCCPVNDRLMELLIMIDACRRASARQVTAVIPYYGYARADRKTAGRESITAKLVANLITEAGANRILGMDLHSAQIQGYFDIPFDHVYGSPVLLDYLASKQLTDIVVVSPDVGGVARARAFAKKLGDAPLAIIDKRRQAHNVAEVMNLIGDVRGKTAVLVDDMIDTAGTICEGARLLRREGARQVYACATHAVFSHPAIERLSSGVLEEVIVTNTIPVPEENRFKQLTVLSVANLLGETIWRIHEDSSVSSMFR, via the coding sequence GTGATCCGTTCTGCTACTTTACCGCTTCCGCTTCCCGAGCCGCCGGTTTCCGCTCACGACCGTCTGCGGCTGTTCTCCGGTTCTGCTAACGTTCCCCTCGCCCAAGAGGTGGCTCGCTATTTGGGGATCGATTTGGGGCCGATGGTTCGCAAGCGGTTCGCTGATGGGGAACTCTACGTTCAAATTCAAGAATCGATTCGGGGTTGCGATGTTTACTTAATTCAGCCTACTTGCTGTCCGGTGAACGATCGCCTCATGGAATTACTAATTATGATCGATGCTTGTCGTCGCGCTTCGGCAAGACAAGTTACTGCCGTGATTCCCTACTATGGTTATGCTAGGGCCGATCGCAAAACAGCCGGCAGAGAGTCAATTACTGCCAAGTTAGTAGCTAATTTGATTACTGAAGCCGGAGCAAATCGCATTTTGGGTATGGATTTGCACTCGGCTCAGATTCAAGGTTATTTTGACATTCCCTTCGATCATGTTTACGGTTCGCCAGTGCTTTTAGATTATCTCGCGAGCAAGCAGTTGACAGATATTGTTGTGGTTTCGCCGGATGTTGGCGGAGTTGCTAGGGCGAGAGCTTTTGCCAAAAAGCTTGGCGATGCTCCCCTAGCAATTATTGACAAGCGCCGCCAAGCTCACAACGTCGCCGAAGTGATGAACCTCATCGGGGATGTTAGAGGCAAAACAGCCGTGTTAGTGGACGATATGATCGATACTGCGGGCACGATTTGCGAAGGTGCGAGATTGTTACGCCGCGAAGGTGCGAGACAGGTATATGCTTGTGCTACTCATGCAGTTTTTTCGCATCCGGCGATCGAGCGTTTGTCTAGCGGAGTCTTAGAAGAAGTAATTGTTACAAATACAATTCCCGTACCTGAAGAGAACCGATTCAAGCAGTTGACGGTGCTTTCGGTAGCAAATTTGCTGGGCGAAACTATTTGGCGGATTCACGAAGATAGTTCTGTTAGCAGTATGTTCCGCTAA
- a CDS encoding DUF3747 domain-containing protein produces MKHSLVRAAAAFVGSAILTLGAIAPAKAYTFDESQINQDRVIAIAQPRGLGGYQLLIVEQVTDRRKCWSESGSNPVTVDPLLVTFDFTGICGRATDSNGFSIRMAGTDLALKYSLILQNIDGNILLMGIPVDPNDQPIVIGRTNGDTNGFMKITLDPAWRFTKRAYQGKVLGHFYLTSSQPAPGTTGNTGGNTGGNTGGNTGGNTGGNTGGNTGGNTGGNTFGDIATDIYASEIKEAVALGFVAGFAQDNTFRPQLAVTREQLVSLVLESLKGIPGANITFPSNVSTRPYSDVDSTRWSAGKVKFARENKIVSGYTDGTFKPMQSVTRAELMAVLRRAGEFGLSARGKQPELVSDRPQQGFSDTQNHWAAAIITQMSGYCSVASPLNEVGTRFAPDDSAKRNYAAAATLRMLKCVKAQ; encoded by the coding sequence ATGAAACATTCACTGGTACGAGCAGCGGCCGCCTTTGTCGGTTCAGCAATTTTAACACTCGGGGCGATCGCTCCAGCGAAAGCATATACTTTTGACGAAAGCCAAATTAACCAAGATCGAGTAATTGCGATCGCCCAACCCCGCGGTTTAGGCGGCTACCAACTGTTAATTGTAGAACAAGTCACAGACAGACGCAAGTGCTGGAGCGAAAGCGGCTCTAATCCCGTGACAGTCGATCCGTTATTAGTTACCTTTGATTTCACCGGCATTTGCGGTCGGGCCACCGACAGCAACGGCTTTTCTATCCGCATGGCCGGCACCGATTTAGCATTAAAATACAGCCTAATTTTGCAAAATATTGATGGCAATATTTTACTAATGGGAATTCCCGTCGATCCCAACGATCAACCCATCGTCATCGGCCGCACAAACGGCGACACAAACGGCTTTATGAAAATCACCCTCGATCCAGCTTGGCGCTTCACCAAAAGAGCTTATCAAGGCAAAGTATTAGGTCACTTTTATTTAACTAGCAGTCAACCCGCACCAGGAACAACTGGAAATACCGGCGGAAATACCGGCGGAAATACCGGCGGGAATACTGGCGGAAATACTGGCGGGAATACTGGCGGAAATACTGGCGGAAATACCGGCGGAAATACATTCGGAGATATTGCTACCGATATCTACGCTTCCGAAATAAAAGAAGCTGTAGCGCTAGGATTTGTCGCCGGCTTTGCTCAAGATAATACCTTTCGGCCACAACTTGCCGTTACCAGAGAACAATTAGTATCTTTAGTATTGGAATCTTTAAAAGGAATCCCAGGTGCTAATATCACATTTCCTAGCAATGTTTCTACCCGTCCCTATAGCGACGTTGATAGCACCAGATGGAGTGCCGGAAAAGTTAAATTTGCGCGGGAAAATAAAATAGTTAGTGGCTATACAGATGGCACTTTTAAACCGATGCAATCAGTGACTCGCGCTGAATTGATGGCGGTGCTGCGAAGAGCAGGAGAATTTGGTTTATCTGCGCGGGGAAAGCAGCCGGAATTAGTTTCAGATCGGCCGCAGCAAGGTTTTTCGGATACTCAGAATCATTGGGCTGCTGCTATTATTACTCAAATGTCTGGTTATTGTAGTGTAGCTTCGCCTCTCAACGAAGTTGGAACTCGTTTTGCTCCCGATGATTCTGCAAAGCGGAATTACGCGGCGGCGGCTACTTTGCGGATGCTGAAATGCGTTAAAGCTCAATAG